In Cryptomeria japonica chromosome 5, Sugi_1.0, whole genome shotgun sequence, the genomic window tgcacaACCATCTTgtcaaatcttgctttcacattatgcttatgcacttgaaggtgagatccacaaaacaaagcaatttgaaggaggacgaagaacaatggagaatcatggaggagacatttgcatttgtgatggtttgcgtttgaattgaatgttttatttccatatctctattgaatgtttgtaggttttgttatcattgcaatctggttttgggattgagctaggctaatgtttatattgctatgatgatttccaaattcctatctacattaattggtgaatcgacaatgcaatcacaattctatccaacccaacaacaaagaaacattgatcaaactttttatgatgaaacaagtctccaaatacaaaaactagaggagaaactagctcaagaaaatgagattttggaacaaagagtgaaagaCATTAAGAacagatcacaaatgtccaaaatgtttcaaaaatttctaggttgaaatccaaagattgagccaattgatgtaatatctcttattgaatgatcagacataccagctctcctctcacaaatagagatgatgaaacaatttcaagaaaagagacaacaacattatgtgccttcacaacaagaacaagaaggtgtttactatcaattagattttcaaccatcacaatcaATTGTTTAATAGTTCAAACATTTACAAccgacacaaccaatggtccaacatttccaatagacacaactgatggtccaacatatacaaccaatggtccaatttcaacaatatgttcaaccaacatatcaatgtcaacaaccacaaccaaacattcaaaaacaaaggttgcagcccacaccaagacaagtttcaaacatgtcgaaaCAATTGAACTaggtccaatatcaaaacatgacatcaaaccaaaaacaagttcaaattccagattcaactatgtcaaaaccttgaaagaaaggtggctttattgtaaggatcttaaggaacctaccaagtgagttttttgaggaagatcaagataatacaattatgtctagcaatgcctcatccccccacaaacaaattgactctctagtggcatctatccctacacctttagaagtttcacaagaaccttccatatggtcctcatcaaacaatacacccaaggatgaaattatccaagagctatccataattgattgccaagataatccaattcatgatgcacatccttgtcatgtttcagaaatacaagacccaatgtcgccatgcactttatttccattacctattttagaggaccccatttgaagttcctcttcctcatgttcaagcattgattccttgctagaatccatcacaaatgttcaaagtgcatttccttcatgccaaaacattgattccttgccaaaatcccccacacatatccaaagtccaacctcatgtcaagaggataatttagagcacaaagaaacgtgtcttgaaacagatcaagatcaagatcctgaaaccttatcatcccatccaattattgaccaggatcccatttccctagacacttgcaatgattccattattcctatccattctatccaagaacacaatatcctttcaaatcccattgacattccacttcctaagaaagatcaagatatcccttccttcctttccaatgatcccattgaaagtcaagagcaaagcaactttaaagaggattccaatgatcttcctccttgtcaagatcaaattatttcttttgttcctccatctccttgtcttaatgctccatatccacTCCAACATTGCATTTCTTTTAataatcccattatttctcccattccatctcttgaagagcttgtcattgatccatgtccactacacaatcctagtccccctcatgatcctaatccccctaatgattctaacatgtcagtgcaagatgttcatgaacccttgacatgcataatgggttcttccactttggtgcaatctgatccacttcaagatctcattatttctctcatatcatatccacctcataatggactcgcgtcttcttcccaaagaacaaagtatcctacatgtcaaaatattcataaaggcaaaggagtagatctccataagaaagaatcacttcatgttaaagaaaatattaagggtcatggccttagtgaaattcctcaagacgtgggtacccctactaaatccaacatcccttcaaaatccaaacatatcccttccccatcatactttccatccatcttaggtccttatatcccttcatcctctatgcaaggtcagcaaaggcacacatccttgagtaaatttcatcaatccaaaagaagtccatttcattcatattcatacatgcattcctttccccctccaagcaatttgtccatgccaagtataaaagtcataagtctaaaaatccacatgtattcaaggatcaacatgtctaatataatcaacatgtcaaaacaaagaaaaatttgatctataaagaaaaggaaaaatctaaaaggccacaaaggcccactgagcaaaataaagaaaagtcaaaatatatatgggttcctaaatcccttgtgcaagcaatacactccaaggaaccacaaaagcatgaaaaatcaaaaaccatgtggatccgtaagcgactccttgaagcacaaaagcctaaagaaacatcaaaattggcacctaaaattgctattcctccatccaaacctctcaaatctattcctccataaCCTTCATCATCTATTTTGGGTATTGATGTCCCATAatcactatcctttcctccatccaaatctcacaatctgagatccatttttcctccatcagtccatcatccctcaaggtgtgtgccaatgttgatcttgccttcattttcatccactgaagcccaattcttccaaaaccctatccattatccaatgcatattttccatccttcgatccctttgatccaatcctttacataaatccttgccttagtttcatcttattttccatgtccttatccgaccaacgtctttgagcatacttttaaaggtcatggtccattttctttcaaggctactatccaaaaaaaaaaaagacgcttgagtccttcttccatcccctatcatgtgtccatcttctattgaacaagtcaaaatacaaaaaaaaaagtgaaaaaaaaaaagagaaaaacaaaagaaaaaagtaaagcaaaaataattcgtcctctagtgaaaacctagcaaacaggtgccttgggcaagtaccatgatgaaaacctggcaaacaggtgtcatgtgtaatttatgaacttcttgcacaccacacttgggggtaggttttctccttcatatcctattgcccttcattatcctattgtccctcatgtccatttcctctttccacctttgatcttgacaaggctgaggatcatcatgagaatcatgcatcttgtttgcagcttttggtcatttatccattttcttattataacctttcatccatattccttagcttattgcaactttttgccactatcccttagccaatcccgacctttagtccatgtcctttgtccatttttgatcttgcttatcctatccatatcttatcactatccatacactttttctatcccttgatcttgatctaacataaggacgcaaaatttaaacatggtttcaaaaacctcttgacatgtccctcatgccatgtcactgctatacattgtcatatccaatctcttgtcccattgtctccataataaaaggcctttgtcttccctctatccaccaacattttagaaagcctatttattcacatgtcatattccttgccttgctagacactgggggcaaaatcataaaaattgaaaaatgtcctaaaaaaaatcataaaaaattgaaaaatgtcctgacaaAATCAtataaatgtcttgaaataatccataaaaaataaaaaaatatcctaaaaattgaatcataaaaattgcaaactATCCTGAAAAAACCAAATAATGTCCTGAGaaaaacaaaaatcataaaaatcaaaaaatgtcttgaaataataaaaaaaaaatcaaaaaatgtcctgaaaaatctctaaaaatcaaataatgtcctgaaataaatccctaaaaaaatcaaataacgtcttgaaaaaatgaacaaattttatttttccaaacattaaaatccaaaaacaagcattttgcaataaatatcttctttgtgcatagacagatcgctgagcatacatccaatgactctcaatcacaacattgtgctttactgaaatcacgcattcacagatgaactttttcaatcaaaccagacattcaaactgatcaaaattgtcatatcaatcaatccacatcaatatcatttgtccttgtcactattatcatggcccttatatagggtgtggtatactcgaaaccagactatgtcctgtcttagatggggtactacattccctgaaattagacagcatgatcattcttgtttgccacttttgacaatgacaatcagaatgtttgtttgacttgtttgaatttgtgagtctaatcatttattgatttatcttcgatcatgttcctatgttgctcgatgatgtcactgagtgatttagagtgactgggatggttcatggtcccttcccttttttgttgtgtttgctatttgtggaatgtttgtcacaaactgggacaactatatcattgggtgtctgtgataagtacgttcactttgtgaatgccgcacatacctcgacccttgatgtatgcaccctaggatgcttcactcattccttgtgtgcgatgtgtctgtcttttgcaaaaggggttgcattccagctctagccttcaatgccatgatgctctgcatccactttgctacattaaataaaggttctcacctacttctatgcatttgtgaaagaaatttttccttcatctctaactatcctctgtctaatttcttcttactaacatttcttccgtcagtcctggcagtccatttgatccattcgaacctatcatattttgtcattcttatcgatcaattggcctcttttttggatgtttccggccaattcctcgagggtacatgcatatgtcattgttattgtctcgGGCATTTTCAGTATTAttttttgaaacaatgcttaaactcgcattgtctcaaagaggggcaaaatgtagacgtctaaaaatggtcaacgcttgcgaagtcatactttaacatttgtgcattgccttattttagggttcttgcatcggattagcatttcttctatgttgtgcacttggtatttatcatttgcaagcatcgagtccttcttcgacatttctcatttttattgctttcgaattaggtcttgttgataacaatcttcagtcatgattttggtcgatctttgtccttgtcaatctcatcattttgcgatcgatttgtcattgatccttgtccttgtcaatcttgtcaattttgtgatcgatttctcatcgatcattgtcattttcaatcttgtcattttgtgatcgatttttcatcgattgttgtcattttcaatcttgtcattttgcgatcaatttgtcatcaatcattatccttctcaatcatgtcaatttggatcaattagtcattgttccttgtcaattggtgcatttatcaatcaaatcatttatcagcattggtcttttatcaagtcagaatcatgatcaagttgatcctacatcaagacctaatcgtcgttcttgcatttctaattcatttcctaggattttatgatttattcatttaatcttgattgtcattttctctccattttctctctaGGATAAATGACttatttatctatcctaagtcttcttgtcacaattaaatatttatttaattggctaactaattcctccctctttttgtgaattaattaatgaatgaaaaattattaattaatttacctaattttccaatttactaatttctgctaattcctaattttctaattttcatcaattttctaatttcctaatttctaattcatctaattttctattttctctaatatttctcctaatttcatgggaatgacatagcaaatttgtcaatcaatcaattttgcatagcaaccttgtcaattttgtcataatttgtcaatcaatcaatcttgcatagaaagtgtcaattttgtcataatttgtcatatttgtcattcttgatttgaagtttcctttcaaatctcttcatgctaatcttgtcttttctccaatttgtctataaattggatgaatttcttcaatcaaagatccccaattgatcacattttcatATCcccaaatcaatcacacttctagtattcttgcgctaccatcttgtcaatctttctttcacgttatgcttatgcacttgaagttgagatccacaaaacaaagaaatttgaaggagaaagaaggacaatggagaatcatggaggagacatccgcattggtgatggtttgcatttgaattgaatgtttgtaggttttgttatcattgcaatctggttttgtgattgagctagtttaatatctaattgatttgatgatttccgaattcctatctacaatatatatatatgtaaatatatacatatatatatagatatatctttctcaaggatatatatatatatatatatatatatatccttgagaaagatatatctatatatatatatatatatattatgtatgtatgtatgtatgtatgaatgtatctGAAGAAATATATGTGTGAATGTCTGTAGATACATACATTTGTGcatgcatacatccatacatacatacatataattgtatatatatatctatctatatgtattAATGTATGAGTGTGTGTATGTATTTGTAACTATGTATATATACCCACATACACATATAtctaaacatgtatatatatactatatgTATTCATACATCCACATATATATATTAGAGAAAGTTTTGAGGTTGCCCAAAATCTCTTCATAGATCTGAATATGGAAATGAAAACTCTCTAGGTTTGCCTAGATATGTCTGTGAGATTAATGATTCTCTGAACTGCAAGGTTCAAGGGATGGTTTGAGTATGAGGCTAAACCGAGGTGACTAAGGTCCAAACACGTGAGATGAGAGGGAATGAAGATAGATCTTGTCTTAAGTTGGCAAAGACAAGAGCTTGATGCCATCAGACCCCATGTTGGCAAGCTCATCTGCCCttttattaccttccctatagatgtgattaTCTGTAAACctatcaaaacctttgcatatgtcCATAGCCTTTGATAGCAAGGTATTAAGTTTCCAATCGGGCATGCTACCTTTTCTTAGAGCATTGACAACTATAGTCGAGTCTCCCTCAATATCTAAGTATTTAGCTTCATGTTTCCTGCATAAGAGCAAGCCTTCCACTAGGGCCAACAATTCTGCCCAGTTATTTGTATTGATGCTAGCTGGAGAGGAAAGGAATGCTACTTCCtttccttcccaattatgaacaacgcATCCTATCCCCGCTTTCCCTAGGTTGCACCGGgtagccccatcaaagttta contains:
- the LOC131042915 gene encoding uncharacterized protein LOC131042915, whose amino-acid sequence is MVRVKQIARKSVAGYAHYLKVKKDSLTLVKPVVEDNPALEENPAPKESKEIDKGEGPPAILRSRATCRWQPPGEGWLKLNFDGATRCNLGKAGIGCVVHNWEGKEVAFLSSPASINTNNWAELLALVEGLLLCRKHEAKYLDIEGDSTIVVNALRKGSMPDWKLNTLLSKAMDICKGFDRFTDNHIYREGNKRADELANMGSDGIKLLSLPT